One Lodderomyces beijingensis strain CBS 14171 genome assembly, chromosome: 5 DNA segment encodes these proteins:
- a CDS encoding mitochondrial 37S ribosomal protein uS2m, translated as MKRILCGTPSPLGRSFSRSCVKLNAQEAQAKIMEHKLSNKELREQAIADALAREEEAIKKAKEIRELTAQSQGLIGTLNKTPTELVNERIRQLNRSLAKLPEEKVKQLDEELRDFIIKNMQLPQDIVADRPWAQAKSSQRVSRTGEGTTTATTTRSPESNEFISQYPNLKPTPDYKSYSEQELYIRQLNYLRTTGSLGSKLSDIYKPQRDTTHPAKISETSLNTLLAAGCHLGHATASFRASFQPFLYGVYNGIHIIDLNQTLKQLKVACKVIEGVSEKGGIILFVGTHKNWSIQQSLVAASERSSAYYVSKRWIPGTITNYIEVTSQIKDPQSRHRADMTNKIVESGKYIPQSVIKPDLVVVLNPVENRNCIKECIASCIPTIALCDTDMEPSLVTYPVPCNDDNARSVNLMLGIMSRAAEAGLKTRLNVIKELKEAERQRRANELAIQAKREAEEERDAKIAFADLGVDTVAA; from the coding sequence ATGAAGAGGATACTCTGTGGCACCCCGTCTCCGTTAGGGAGACTGTTTCTGAGGAGTTGCGTTAAGCTCAATGCGCAGGAGGCTCAAGCAAAGATCATGGAGCACAAACTTTCCAATAAGGAGTTGAGAGAACAAGCTATCGCCGATGCATTAGCCAGGGAGGAAGAAGCCATAAAAAAGGCCAAAGAAATCCGTGAGTTGACCGCGCAGTCGCAGGGGCTCATTGGGACGTTGAACAAAACCCCTACTGAGCTAGTCAACGAGCGGATTCGCCAGTTGAACCGCAGTCTAGCAAAGCTACCCGAGGAAAAGGTTAAGCAATTAGATGAAGAGTTGCGCGATTTTATAATCAAAAACATGCAATTACCTCAAGATATCGTAGCGGACCGCCCTTGGGCTCAAGCTAAACTGTCTCAAAGAGTATCGCGCACTGGAGAAGGAACCACCAccgcaaccaccaccaggaGTCCAGAGTCGAATGAGTTCATTTCCCAGTATCCGAACTTGAAACCCACGCCAGATTACAAGAGCTACTCAGAGCAAGAGCTCTACATTAGACAGCTCAATTATCTCAGAACTACTGGGTCTCTCGGATCCAAATTGAGCGACATATACAAGCCGCAAAGAGATACAACCCACCCGGCCAAGATCTCGGAAACATCGCTAAATACCTTGCTCGCTGCTGGCTGCCATTTGGGCCACGCTACCGCGTCGTTTAGGGCTAGTTTCCAACCATTCTTGTACGGAGTCTACAACGGTATCCACATTATAGATTTGAACCAAACGTTGAAGCAATTGAAAGTCGCTTGCAAAGTGATTGAAGGGGTCAGCGAGAAAGGCGGCATCATCTTGTTTGTTGGTACCCACAAAAACTGGTCTATTCAGCAATCCTTGGTGGCTGCCTCCGAGAGATCCAGTGCTTACTACGTGTCAAAGAGGTGGATCCCAGGTACAATCACCAATTACATCGAGGTGACTAGTCAGATCAAGGACCCGCAACTGAGACACAGAGCCGATATGACAAACAAGATCGTCGAGTCGGGCAAGTACATCCCTCAATCGGTGATCAAGCCCgacttggttgtggttttgAACCCAGTGGAGAACAGGAACTGTATCAAAGAATGCATTGCATCTTGCATTCCAACGATTGCGCTTTGCGACACGGACATGGAGCCAAGCTTGGTGACGTACCCCGTGCCATGCAACGACGACAATGCGAGGTCCGTGAACTTGATGCTTGGAATAATGTCGAGAGCCGCCGAGGCTGGCTTAAAGACAAGACTCAACGtcatcaaggagttgaaagaagCAGAGAGGCAAAGAAGAGCCAATGAGCTTGCAATCCAGGCAAAGagagaagcagaagaagagagagatgCAAAGATCGCTTTTGCTGATTTAGGCGTCGACACTGTGGCGGCATAA